Proteins from a genomic interval of Ferrovibrio terrae:
- a CDS encoding crotonase/enoyl-CoA hydratase family protein encodes MSAQMKTVDADGEILSRREGAVFLIGLNRPAKLNGFTPKMLKELAAAYTAFEHDPAARVAVLYAEGSHFTAGLDLPKVAPLMGQKNLLRAPDQIDPCNNLPPFRTKPVVAAVQGITYTIGIELMLAADVVIAASDCRFSQLEVKRGIMATGGATIRMVERAGWGNAMRYLLTGDEFDVATALRLGFVQEVTAPGDQLNEAMKMAERIAAQAPLAVSATLRNARQAVENGPAAAVTEFEPTQAVLMGSEDVREGVASFVEKRAANFKGR; translated from the coding sequence ATGTCTGCCCAAATGAAGACGGTCGATGCGGACGGCGAAATCCTTAGCCGGCGCGAGGGTGCGGTTTTCCTGATCGGCCTCAACCGCCCGGCCAAGCTGAACGGCTTCACGCCGAAGATGCTGAAGGAACTCGCCGCCGCCTATACGGCTTTCGAGCATGACCCGGCCGCGCGCGTCGCCGTGCTTTATGCCGAGGGTTCGCATTTCACCGCCGGGCTGGATCTGCCGAAGGTCGCCCCGCTGATGGGACAGAAAAACCTGCTGCGCGCGCCCGACCAGATCGATCCCTGCAACAACCTGCCGCCGTTCCGCACCAAGCCGGTGGTGGCGGCCGTGCAGGGGATTACATATACGATCGGCATCGAACTGATGCTGGCCGCCGACGTTGTCATCGCGGCCAGCGACTGCCGCTTCAGCCAGCTGGAAGTGAAGCGCGGCATCATGGCCACCGGTGGCGCCACCATCCGCATGGTTGAGCGCGCCGGCTGGGGCAATGCGATGCGCTACCTGCTCACCGGCGATGAATTCGATGTCGCCACGGCCCTGCGCCTGGGCTTCGTGCAGGAGGTGACGGCGCCGGGCGATCAGCTGAACGAGGCGATGAAAATGGCCGAACGTATCGCGGCCCAGGCGCCGCTGGCGGTGTCAGCCACGTTGCGTAACGCGCGACAGGCGGTGGAGAACGGCCCGGCCGCCGCGGTGACGGAATTCGAGCCGACACAGGCGGTGCTGATGGGCAGCGAAGATGTCAGGGAGGGTGTCGCCAGTTTCGTCGAGAAGCGCGCCGCCAATTTTAAAGGACGCTAA